A genomic stretch from Bos javanicus breed banteng chromosome 29, ARS-OSU_banteng_1.0, whole genome shotgun sequence includes:
- the FRMD8 gene encoding FERM domain-containing protein 8 isoform X1, with the protein MDGPEDSTGQPGPADRSHRSSVSSVGARAADVLVYLADDSMVPLAVENLPSLSAHELHRAIREVLQLPDIALDAFALWLVSPLLEVQLKPKHQPYKLGRQWQELLLRFTDAPDDDVAMDEPSLQFRRNVFFPKRRELQIHDKEVLRLLYEEAKGNVLASRYPCDVEDCEALGALVCRVQLGPYQPGQPTACALREKLDSFLPAHLCKRGHGLFAALRGRGAKAGTGEQGLLSAYRRVQEAAGSDGEREASLSPHYRAYLLKCHELPFYGCAFFHGEIDKPAQGFLHRGGRKPVSVAISLDGVHVIDCREKHVLLGLRFQELSWDHTSPEEEESVLWLEFDGDNEGTPVNKLLKIYSKQAELMSSLIEYCIELSQAAEPAASQEAGPTSASGSSPPPHQRPQLRRQGSVVCSRIQHLSTIDYVEEGETIKRVKPKRTTSFFSRQLSLGQGSYTVVQPADSLEQG; encoded by the exons CAGCCGACGTGCTGGTGTACCTGGCGGATGATTCGATGGTGCCCCTGGCCGTGGAGAACCTGCCCTCACTCAGCGCCCACGAGCTGCATCGGGCCATCCGCGAGGTCCTACAGCTTCCAGACATCGCCCTGGACGCCTTTGCACTCTGGCTTGTCTCCCCTCTGCTGG AGGTGCagctgaagcccaagcaccagcCCTACAAGCTGGGCCGCCAgtggcaggagctgctgctgcgaTTCACTGACGCCCCGGACGACGACGTGGCCATGG atgAGCCTTCCCTACAGTTCCGGAGAAACGTGTTTTTCCCCAAACGGCGGGAGCTCCAG ATCCATGACAAGGAGGTCCTGCGGCTGCTCTACGAGGAGGCCAAGGGCAACGTGCTGGCCTCCCGGTACCCCTGCGACGTGGAGGACTGCGAGGCCCTGGGTGCCCTGGTGTGCCGCGTGCAGCTCGGGCCCTACCAGCCTGGCCAGCCCACCGCCTGCGCCCTGAG GGAGAAGCTGgactccttcctccctgcccacctctgcAAGCGGGGCCACGGGCTTTTCGCTGCTCTCCGGGGCCGTGGGGCCAAGGCCGGGACGGGCGAGCAGGGCCTGCTGAGTGCCTACCGCCGGGTGCAGGAGGCGGCCGGCAGTGACGGCGAGCGCGAGGCCTCCCTGAGCCCCCACTACCGCGCCTACCTCCTCAAGTGCCACGAGCTGCCCTTCTACGG GTGTGCCTTCTTCCACGGCGAGATTGACAAGCCGGCCCAGGGCTTTCTGCACCGGGGCGGGCGCAAGCCAGTGTCTGTGGCCATCAGCCTGGATGGCGTGCATGTCATCGACTGCAGAGAGAAG CACGTCCTGCTGGGCCTGCGCTTCCAGGAGCTGTCCTGGGACCATACCTCCCCCGAGGAGGAGGAGTCTGTGCTGTGGCTGGAGTTCGACGGCGACAACGAGGGCACACCGGTCAACAAACTCCTCAAGATCTATTCCAAGCAG gcCGAGCTGATGAGCAGCCTCATCGAGTACTGCATCGAGCTGAGCCAGGCTGCGGAGCCCGCCGCCTCCCAGGAGGCCGGCCCCACCTCGGCCTCTGGCTCCTCACCACCCCCTCACCAGCGCCCCCAGCTGCGGAGGCAGGGCAGCGTGGTGTGCAGCCGCATCCAGCATCTCTCCACCATCGACTACGTGGAGGAGG GTGAGACGATCAAGCGGGTGAAACCGAAACGCACCACATCCTTCTTCAGCCGGCAGCTGTCCCTGGGCCAGGGGAGCTACACCGTGGTCCAGCCCGCCGACAGCCTGGAGCAAGGCTGA
- the FRMD8 gene encoding FERM domain-containing protein 8 isoform X2 has protein sequence MVPLAVENLPSLSAHELHRAIREVLQLPDIALDAFALWLVSPLLEVQLKPKHQPYKLGRQWQELLLRFTDAPDDDVAMDEPSLQFRRNVFFPKRRELQIHDKEVLRLLYEEAKGNVLASRYPCDVEDCEALGALVCRVQLGPYQPGQPTACALREKLDSFLPAHLCKRGHGLFAALRGRGAKAGTGEQGLLSAYRRVQEAAGSDGEREASLSPHYRAYLLKCHELPFYGCAFFHGEIDKPAQGFLHRGGRKPVSVAISLDGVHVIDCREKHVLLGLRFQELSWDHTSPEEEESVLWLEFDGDNEGTPVNKLLKIYSKQAELMSSLIEYCIELSQAAEPAASQEAGPTSASGSSPPPHQRPQLRRQGSVVCSRIQHLSTIDYVEEGETIKRVKPKRTTSFFSRQLSLGQGSYTVVQPADSLEQG, from the exons ATGGTGCCCCTGGCCGTGGAGAACCTGCCCTCACTCAGCGCCCACGAGCTGCATCGGGCCATCCGCGAGGTCCTACAGCTTCCAGACATCGCCCTGGACGCCTTTGCACTCTGGCTTGTCTCCCCTCTGCTGG AGGTGCagctgaagcccaagcaccagcCCTACAAGCTGGGCCGCCAgtggcaggagctgctgctgcgaTTCACTGACGCCCCGGACGACGACGTGGCCATGG atgAGCCTTCCCTACAGTTCCGGAGAAACGTGTTTTTCCCCAAACGGCGGGAGCTCCAG ATCCATGACAAGGAGGTCCTGCGGCTGCTCTACGAGGAGGCCAAGGGCAACGTGCTGGCCTCCCGGTACCCCTGCGACGTGGAGGACTGCGAGGCCCTGGGTGCCCTGGTGTGCCGCGTGCAGCTCGGGCCCTACCAGCCTGGCCAGCCCACCGCCTGCGCCCTGAG GGAGAAGCTGgactccttcctccctgcccacctctgcAAGCGGGGCCACGGGCTTTTCGCTGCTCTCCGGGGCCGTGGGGCCAAGGCCGGGACGGGCGAGCAGGGCCTGCTGAGTGCCTACCGCCGGGTGCAGGAGGCGGCCGGCAGTGACGGCGAGCGCGAGGCCTCCCTGAGCCCCCACTACCGCGCCTACCTCCTCAAGTGCCACGAGCTGCCCTTCTACGG GTGTGCCTTCTTCCACGGCGAGATTGACAAGCCGGCCCAGGGCTTTCTGCACCGGGGCGGGCGCAAGCCAGTGTCTGTGGCCATCAGCCTGGATGGCGTGCATGTCATCGACTGCAGAGAGAAG CACGTCCTGCTGGGCCTGCGCTTCCAGGAGCTGTCCTGGGACCATACCTCCCCCGAGGAGGAGGAGTCTGTGCTGTGGCTGGAGTTCGACGGCGACAACGAGGGCACACCGGTCAACAAACTCCTCAAGATCTATTCCAAGCAG gcCGAGCTGATGAGCAGCCTCATCGAGTACTGCATCGAGCTGAGCCAGGCTGCGGAGCCCGCCGCCTCCCAGGAGGCCGGCCCCACCTCGGCCTCTGGCTCCTCACCACCCCCTCACCAGCGCCCCCAGCTGCGGAGGCAGGGCAGCGTGGTGTGCAGCCGCATCCAGCATCTCTCCACCATCGACTACGTGGAGGAGG GTGAGACGATCAAGCGGGTGAAACCGAAACGCACCACATCCTTCTTCAGCCGGCAGCTGTCCCTGGGCCAGGGGAGCTACACCGTGGTCCAGCCCGCCGACAGCCTGGAGCAAGGCTGA